In Halomonas alkalicola, the following proteins share a genomic window:
- a CDS encoding ATP-binding protein, translating to MLRLPLRVKLGAISALLLLAAALVVVGLVSWCQDSLAQSVGGDASWHAYKLDRDVVQLRNYLAQPDADHAGLALRFELFYSRLFLMRGGGDITELLATIPAASALLDEIEQRIDALDLMIDALEALHESDRLALDQHLDTLGNRTERLVIAINGHLAETTTRERGQLQRLYALLLVLILAMSLSAMLVALILFREARDNAAARRDLEVLSRELEATARQAESANQAKSEFLATVSHEIRTPLNGVIGMSDVLLEHRLEGEARQCVTTIHDRAGLLLELINDLLDFSKIEAGRLELEQRAMALDELVDGVVALLAPRAEARGVALRTRLDPQLPARVLADPGRLRQVLINLVSNAVKFTAQGEIRLEVSAEGGGRFRFEVVDTGCGIAPEQLTRIFEPFRQGNASTARRFGGTGLGLAICRRLVEAMGGRIEVASEPGVGSRFWFVLSLATAEAPDPDALPAAGRSRHLDLQSTHLLVVEDNPVNQQVARAMLERLGCSVTMADSGAAALQLAAAGRFDLIFMDIQMPDMDGLEVTRRLRARDGWTGQVPIVAMTAGGPGGEQARCLAAGMNGYLTKPLRQEELLEALFRHLSGGGAHEPVRAAVPASGRDSLIDPLTLQALRDSVGEEGLASLMVLFCGQVEARLATLARALGEGDLQEAQHAAHQLKGESASLGAVKVAGLATRLERLAQSGDRQAARGLLGELKRCLEATMEALQAWRVPPNR from the coding sequence ATGCTGCGCCTGCCCCTGCGCGTCAAGCTCGGCGCCATCAGCGCGCTGCTGCTGCTGGCGGCGGCGCTGGTGGTGGTAGGCCTGGTCTCCTGGTGCCAGGACAGCTTGGCCCAGAGCGTGGGCGGGGATGCCTCCTGGCACGCCTACAAGCTCGACCGCGACGTGGTGCAGCTGCGCAACTACCTGGCGCAGCCGGACGCCGACCATGCGGGCCTGGCGCTGCGCTTCGAGCTCTTCTACAGCCGGCTCTTCCTGATGCGAGGGGGGGGCGATATCACCGAGCTGCTGGCCACGATTCCCGCGGCCAGCGCTCTGCTGGACGAGATCGAGCAGCGCATCGATGCCCTCGACCTCATGATCGATGCGCTCGAGGCGCTGCACGAGAGCGACCGCCTTGCCCTGGACCAGCACCTCGATACCCTGGGCAATCGTACCGAGCGGCTGGTGATCGCCATCAATGGCCACCTGGCCGAGACCACCACCCGTGAGCGTGGCCAGCTGCAGCGGCTCTATGCCCTGCTGCTGGTGCTGATCCTGGCGATGAGCCTCTCGGCCATGCTGGTGGCGCTGATCCTGTTCCGCGAGGCCCGTGACAACGCGGCGGCGCGGCGTGACCTGGAGGTGCTGAGCCGGGAGCTGGAGGCGACCGCTCGGCAGGCGGAGTCGGCCAACCAGGCCAAGTCGGAGTTTCTGGCCACCGTCAGCCACGAGATCCGCACCCCGCTCAACGGGGTCATCGGCATGAGTGATGTGCTGCTGGAGCACCGGCTCGAGGGGGAGGCGCGCCAGTGCGTGACCACCATCCACGACCGCGCCGGGCTCTTGCTGGAGCTGATCAACGACCTGCTGGACTTCTCCAAGATCGAGGCGGGACGCCTGGAGCTGGAGCAGCGCGCCATGGCGCTGGATGAACTCGTCGATGGCGTGGTGGCGCTGCTGGCGCCGCGCGCCGAGGCTCGCGGCGTGGCATTGCGGACGCGGCTGGACCCGCAACTGCCGGCACGGGTACTGGCCGATCCGGGGCGCTTGCGCCAGGTGCTGATCAACCTGGTCTCCAACGCGGTGAAGTTCACCGCGCAGGGCGAGATTCGCCTGGAGGTGAGCGCCGAAGGGGGCGGGCGATTCCGCTTCGAGGTGGTGGATACCGGCTGCGGTATCGCTCCCGAACAGCTCACGCGGATCTTCGAGCCGTTCCGGCAGGGCAATGCCTCCACTGCTCGGCGCTTCGGTGGCACTGGGCTGGGCCTGGCGATCTGTCGCCGGCTGGTGGAGGCCATGGGGGGGCGCATCGAGGTCGCCAGCGAACCCGGGGTGGGCAGCCGCTTCTGGTTTGTGCTGTCGCTGGCGACCGCCGAGGCGCCTGATCCGGACGCGCTGCCGGCGGCAGGGCGCTCTCGCCACCTGGACCTGCAGAGCACCCACCTGCTGGTAGTGGAGGACAATCCCGTCAATCAGCAGGTGGCCAGGGCCATGCTGGAGCGCCTTGGCTGTTCGGTCACCATGGCTGACTCCGGTGCGGCCGCCCTGCAGCTGGCCGCGGCAGGCCGCTTCGACCTGATCTTCATGGATATCCAGATGCCGGATATGGACGGCCTGGAGGTGACCCGTCGGCTGCGCGCCCGTGATGGCTGGACGGGCCAGGTGCCGATCGTGGCAATGACGGCCGGTGGTCCCGGAGGCGAGCAGGCCCGCTGCCTGGCCGCCGGCATGAACGGCTACCTCACCAAGCCCCTGCGCCAGGAAGAGTTGCTGGAGGCGCTGTTCCGCCACCTGAGCGGAGGGGGTGCGCATGAACCCGTGCGCGCCGCGGTGCCCGCCTCCGGGCGCGACAGCCTGATCGATCCGCTGACGCTGCAGGCGCTGCGCGACTCCGTGGGCGAGGAGGGGCTTGCGTCGCTGATGGTGCTCTTCTGTGGCCAGGTCGAGGCGCGACTGGCGACCCTCGCGCGAGCCCTCGGCGAGGGCGATCTGCAGGAGGCGCAACATGCGGCTCACCAGCTCAAGGGCGAGTCGGCGAGCCTGGGTGCCGTCAAGGTGGCCGGCCTCGCCACGCGCCTCGAGCGCCTAGCCCAGTCCGGTGACCGGCAGGCGGCCCGGGGGCTGCTGGGAGAACTGAAGCGCTGCCTGGAGGCCACCATGGAGGCACTGCAGGCCTGGCGGGTGCCGCCGAACCGCTGA
- a CDS encoding molybdopterin-dependent oxidoreductase — MRQRILPLLLALVSLSCLAPSAVAEETLPAPSGEVLLTISGNLDFPNGEDEARFDREMLMAIAPTVIETRTPWHADRGRYEGPLLREVLAAAGVRSDRVLVRALNDFEAEIPLADLHDYDVILAMSRNGSPMQIREFGPLFVLYPFDDHPELHNESVRFRSVWQVVHIHAP; from the coding sequence ATGCGCCAACGCATCCTGCCCCTGCTGCTTGCCCTGGTGTCACTCTCGTGCCTGGCGCCGTCCGCCGTCGCCGAGGAGACGCTGCCGGCGCCGAGCGGCGAGGTGCTGCTCACCATCAGCGGCAACCTCGACTTCCCCAATGGGGAGGACGAGGCCCGCTTCGATCGCGAGATGCTGATGGCCATCGCGCCCACCGTAATCGAGACCCGCACCCCCTGGCACGCCGACCGCGGCCGCTACGAGGGCCCGCTGCTGCGGGAGGTGCTGGCGGCCGCCGGCGTGCGCAGCGATCGTGTCCTGGTGCGGGCGCTCAACGACTTCGAGGCGGAGATCCCGCTCGCCGACCTCCACGACTATGACGTCATCCTGGCCATGAGTCGCAACGGCTCGCCGATGCAGATCCGCGAGTTCGGCCCGCTGTTCGTGCTCTATCCCTTCGACGACCACCCGGAGCTGCACAACGAGTCCGTGCGCTTTCGTTCGGTGTGGCAGGTCGTGCACATTCACGCCCCCTGA